The window TGCGGGAGTATGGGCTGCCGCTGGCGAATGTGCGGCTGTACAACACCAACATCCTTTCGGAAGCGGCCAACCATGAGATTTTCCTGAACCGTCTGCAAGTGAGCACGGGACTGATCGCCCGGCTGATTGACGACGGGGACATGACACGTCTGGTCTATCAGATCGGTCTGCGGATGCTGAAAAAGAATCCCGAGCTGAGGGAGGGCCACACGTTCGTGACCCACATCGGGCCGGGCAATACGCGCGCCCTGTATTTCAAAAACGGGCGGCTGGCGGCGTATAGCAACTATCGGTTAGGCATTTACCGCGCCCGCGAGGCGGTAGCCGGGGCTGATGGCGAATCTGCCCAGCATCTGACGCATCTGGAGGAGCACATCCGCGGCGTGGTGGACCATCTGGCGCAGGACTACTCCGGGTATCCGATTGACAATCATGTGGCGATCGGGGCGGAGATCCAGAGCGTGGCGGCGGAGCTGACAGCAGCGAAGCAGGGAGCCTTCCGGATCACGGAGGATGAGCTGGAAAGGTTCACGGAAAAGCTGGCGGTGCTGAACCCGGATGAACTGGTGCGGAAGCTGCACGTGCACTACACGGGGGGCGAGGGCATCGTGCCGGCCCTACAGACGAACCTGGCACTGGCGCGACGGTTTGGCGATGAGGCCCTGTGGATCCCGGAAGGAGATTTCCAGCGGGAGCTGATGCTGGACCTGATGACGGCCAGCCCACATTCGGCCAACTTCCAGGATGAGGTGGTGCAGGCGGCGTGTGAGATCGGCGTGCGCTACAAGACGGACCGCAAGCATGCAGACCATGTGGCCGGTTTTGCCCAGCAGCTTTTCCGCGAGCTGCAGCATCTGCACGCCCTGGAGCCCAAGTATGAACTGGTGCTGCGGGTGGCGGCGGTGCTGCATGAGGTGGGTATGTTCATCAGCCCCCGTGAGCATCACAAGCACAGCCTGTACATCCTGCTACAGACGGAGATCTTTGGTCTTAGCAGCTCGGACGGGGAGATGGTGGCGCTGCTGGCGCGCTATCACCGCCGGTACAATCCGGAGCCAAACCACCCGACCTTTTCTGACCTGAGCCGCGAGGAACGCATGATTGTATTCAAGCTCGCGGCCCTGCTGCGCATCGCCGATGCCCTGGACCGCACACATGCGCAGCGCATCAAGACCATCCAACTGCGGCCTGAAGGCAGCCGCCTATACATCCTGACACCGGGCGTGGACGACACGACGGTGGAACAGATTGCCATCAACTCCAAGTGTGACCTTTTCCGCGAAATTTACGGCTATGACATCCTCCTCTCCAAGCCCTGACACGAAGTCTCCAAGCAAAGCGATGGCCATCAGCGAAGAACATTTCCTCAACCGTGAACTGAGCTGGCTGGCCTTCAATGAGCGGGTGCTGGCCGAAGCGGCACGCGCTGAGCTACCCGTGCTGGAACGCGTGAAGTTTCTGGCAATCACGGCCTCGAACCTGGACGAGTTCTTCATGGTGCGCGTCGGTGCGCTGCAGTTTCTGCGGGAGCAAGGACGGCGAGTGAAGGATCCTTCGGGGCTGACACCGACCCAGCAGTGGGAGCAGATCCAGCAACGGGCGACGGCTTTTGTGGAGCGGCAGTATGAGATTCTGAATGATGAGCTGCTGCCGCTGCTGCGGGAGAAGGGCATCCGCCGCCTGAACCCGAGCGAGCTGACCCCTGCGCAGCGCACTCACCTGGAAGCCTACTTCAGCGAGCACATCTTCCCGGTGCTTTCTCCTATCGCCCTGGATGATGACAAACCGCGTGTTTCTGTTCCGGCGCTGCAAATCGCGCTGCTCTGCAAGGTGCAGTCCGTGGCGGAAGGAAAGATGACGCAGAGGCTGGTGCTGTTCACGCTGCCGTCCAACCTGCCCCGGCATGTGCTGGTGCCGGAGGTGGAGAGCGGGCTGCATGCCTACCTGAATCTAGAGGACCTGCTTTCCGTCTTTCTACACCTGTATTTCCCGTCTGAAAAAGTGACGGCCAGCGCGCGGTTCCGCATCAGCCGGAACTCCGACATTGCGGTGGATGATGAGAGCTCCTTTGACCTGGCGAGCGAGATGGAGGACATCCTGGAAGCACGACTGCAGAGCCCGGCGATCCGTATCGAGATCGAGGACGGAGCGCCGCGCGATCTGGTGAAATCCATCCGTGACCTTTGCGGAGCGAAGACGGCACAGGTTTACACCGTGCCGGGTGAGCTGGACCTGCGGGCGTATTTTGTGATCTCGGGTCTGTCGGGCTTTGAGGACCTGAAGGTGGAGCCTTGGGACAGCCAGGCCTCGCCGCAGATCGAACCTGGAGAGAGCATGTTTGACGCGATCAAGCGCGGGGACATCCTGCTGCACCACCCGTATGAGTCGTTTGACCCGGTGATGCAGATGATCGAGGAAGCGGCGGCGGATCCGGACGTGATTGCCATCAAGCAGATCCTGTATCGCACGGCCAAAAACAGCCGCATCATCAGCGCGCTGATCCGCGCGGCCCAGGCGGGCAAGCACGTGACGGTGCTGGTGGAGCTGAAGGCGCGGTTTGATGAAGCCCGCAACCTGGAGCGTGCAGAAGAACTGCTCAATGCAGGTGCCCAGATCATCTACGGCGTGAGGGGGCTCAAAACTCACGCGAAGGTCTGCCTGGTGATGCGGCGGGAGGCGGGGCATCTGGTGAGGTACATGCACTTTGGCACGGGCAACTACAATGAGGCGACCTCCAAGCTGTACACGGACATCAGCTACCTGACCTGTCGACAGAACTACGGCAGCGACGCCAGTGCCTTTTTCAATACGGTGACGGGGCGCTCGCGCTTCGTGCACTTCGAGCGCATCTCGATGGCCCCCTTTGGGTTGCGGGAGCGGCTGCTTTCGATGATCCACAGCGAGACGGAACGTGCGCGCCAGGGGGAGGAGGCGGAGATCATGCTGAAGATGAATGCGCTGGAGGATCGGAAGATGATCACCGCACTGTATGAGGCCTCGCAAGCGGGCGTGACCGTGCGGCTGAATGTGCGTGGCATCTGCTGCCTGCGCCCAGGAGTGAAGGGGCTGAGCGAAAACATTCGAGTCGTGAGCATCATCGACCGCTACCTGGAGCACGCGCGCATCTACCACTTCCGCCAGGGCGGACGGCCAGTGATTTTCATCTCAAGCGCGGACTTCATGAACCGCAATCTTTCCAAGCGGGTGGAGCTGCTGGTGCCGGTGGAGGACAAGGAGGCGAAGAAGCGGCTGACGCACATCCTTGAGACCCACTTTGCGGACACTTCCCGTGGCCGGGTGCTGAAGCAGGACGGCACATGGGCACCGCCTGCCGCGAACGCCGCCAAGGCCCTGCGATCCCAGGAAATCTTTGCCAAGGAGGCGGCCAAACGCATCCGCCAGCGTAACCAGGCCCCTGATGTGCTGGTGCCGCACAGGCCGAAAGAATAAAGAACTGAGTGAAGGAGGGGGCTTCTCAACCGACGTATTGGGTGATGAAGCCCTCATTGCCTTCCGGATCGCGATAGCGGCCGAGGAGGATGGGTTCCCCCTCCCGCTGAGTGGGAACTTCGAGAATGCGGCCGCCTGCGCGCTCGATGGCGACGGCGACCTCCAACACATCCTCAAACTGAAGGCTGAGGCCGGTGGGATTGACGCTGCCGTCATGGCCGCCATGGAGGGCGAGGATGGCATCGCCACAGGAAACCTCAGACCAGAAATCGCTGACAAAGATCTGCTGAAAGCCGAGGACGGCAGTGTAAAATCGGACGGCGCGGCGCATGTCTGCCGCCAGGAGCATGAATTTGACTTTCTCTGGGCGCATCCCTGGATTATGCGCGGCTGCCTGCTGCCGTCAGTGAAAAAATGAATGCGTCTCCTGCCATGCCTGTGGATGTCGTCTGTGCCGTGATCCGGCGCGGGGAGCAAATCCTGCTGGCGCAGCGGCCACCGGGGAAACGGCTGGCCGGGCTGTGGGAGTTCCCCGGCGGGAAGGTGGATGCCGGAGA is drawn from Prosthecobacter algae and contains these coding sequences:
- a CDS encoding HD domain-containing protein, which codes for MSEPSAPPSAEHAIIYVGAASLSLIIGTRNESGTFSLLEHLDKPLPMARDIFRTGTITRATVEQAAGILKDYLLTVREYGLPLANVRLYNTNILSEAANHEIFLNRLQVSTGLIARLIDDGDMTRLVYQIGLRMLKKNPELREGHTFVTHIGPGNTRALYFKNGRLAAYSNYRLGIYRAREAVAGADGESAQHLTHLEEHIRGVVDHLAQDYSGYPIDNHVAIGAEIQSVAAELTAAKQGAFRITEDELERFTEKLAVLNPDELVRKLHVHYTGGEGIVPALQTNLALARRFGDEALWIPEGDFQRELMLDLMTASPHSANFQDEVVQAACEIGVRYKTDRKHADHVAGFAQQLFRELQHLHALEPKYELVLRVAAVLHEVGMFISPREHHKHSLYILLQTEIFGLSSSDGEMVALLARYHRRYNPEPNHPTFSDLSREERMIVFKLAALLRIADALDRTHAQRIKTIQLRPEGSRLYILTPGVDDTTVEQIAINSKCDLFREIYGYDILLSKP
- the ppk1 gene encoding polyphosphate kinase 1; its protein translation is MTSSSPSPDTKSPSKAMAISEEHFLNRELSWLAFNERVLAEAARAELPVLERVKFLAITASNLDEFFMVRVGALQFLREQGRRVKDPSGLTPTQQWEQIQQRATAFVERQYEILNDELLPLLREKGIRRLNPSELTPAQRTHLEAYFSEHIFPVLSPIALDDDKPRVSVPALQIALLCKVQSVAEGKMTQRLVLFTLPSNLPRHVLVPEVESGLHAYLNLEDLLSVFLHLYFPSEKVTASARFRISRNSDIAVDDESSFDLASEMEDILEARLQSPAIRIEIEDGAPRDLVKSIRDLCGAKTAQVYTVPGELDLRAYFVISGLSGFEDLKVEPWDSQASPQIEPGESMFDAIKRGDILLHHPYESFDPVMQMIEEAAADPDVIAIKQILYRTAKNSRIISALIRAAQAGKHVTVLVELKARFDEARNLERAEELLNAGAQIIYGVRGLKTHAKVCLVMRREAGHLVRYMHFGTGNYNEATSKLYTDISYLTCRQNYGSDASAFFNTVTGRSRFVHFERISMAPFGLRERLLSMIHSETERARQGEEAEIMLKMNALEDRKMITALYEASQAGVTVRLNVRGICCLRPGVKGLSENIRVVSIIDRYLEHARIYHFRQGGRPVIFISSADFMNRNLSKRVELLVPVEDKEAKKRLTHILETHFADTSRGRVLKQDGTWAPPAANAAKALRSQEIFAKEAAKRIRQRNQAPDVLVPHRPKE
- a CDS encoding VOC family protein, which translates into the protein MRPEKVKFMLLAADMRRAVRFYTAVLGFQQIFVSDFWSEVSCGDAILALHGGHDGSVNPTGLSLQFEDVLEVAVAIERAGGRILEVPTQREGEPILLGRYRDPEGNEGFITQYVG